In Silene latifolia isolate original U9 population chromosome X, ASM4854445v1, whole genome shotgun sequence, the following proteins share a genomic window:
- the LOC141617914 gene encoding uncharacterized protein LOC141617914, with translation MGDWRNHLVKLLMDNIGGWNVRGINGLNKQMDVKKFLHQNNIGLYGLVETKVKSPDFATILNNIGSHWKDINNNQYHHGERVWIIWISQFFYLTILHMSAQSITVRVLEKASGDEFIFTVVYGFNDNGDRTELSNDLKLVKNSFPGAWGICGDFNNVLNYNERIGRDVTWSEIADFRECIQYCGVTDIKGQSAFSRGTISMMLVVDHTLELIDSLRAIRNQPKGHFKYYNMWGLDPEFKEIVQTSWNVPAYGTPMFKLVSKLKRLKHPLKDLNRNKFSDIEKAVGVAKSLLKDIQIQLTDKPTNLNLITAECEASDALRHLSKIQHSFLSQRAKTDWIKYGDENTIFFHNHIRARQIHNRLLGTSHSTSPVHIPTVSTGKLITDHHKTLLLSSVSAAEIKGAFFSIPSSKSPGPDGYSSQFFKDSWDIVGENIISAAHDFFHSGRLLKQVNNTTITLIPKVDNPTSVLEFRPIACCNMVYKCIAKILCNRLSKVLPDIINEIEGGFVNGRNIVENVLICQDIVRLYNRKAASPRCLIKIDLRKAYDSVEWTFLDQILDAMGFPKKFIGLIMKCVQTPSYTLSVNGSSFDFFEGKRGLRKGDPLSPLLFTIYMEYLSRILGIIAQQDDFRYHPMCGHIKLNHLLFADDLLMFCKGTETSIMWILRSFATFSATSGLQLNKSKSEIYFNGVSTNNVANILQVSGFQRGTLPFKYLGVPISSQKLTKNEGMKLLDKMVARIRGWGTRHLSYAGRLTLCHL, from the exons ATGGGGGACTGGAGGAACCACCTGGTCAAGTTATTAATGGATAACATAGGAGGGTGGAATGTGAGGGGAATAAATGGCCTTAATAAGCAGATGGATGTTAAAAAATTCTTGCATCAGAATAATATTGGCCTGTATGGTCTAGTTGAAACTAAGGTGAAATCTCCTGATTTTGCTACTATCCTTAATAATATTGGATCTCATTGGAAGgatattaataataatcaatatCATCATGGGGAAAGAGTTTGGATTATTTGGATTTCTCAGTTTTTTTATCTTACTATCTTACATATGTCTGCTCAATCCATCACTGTGAGGGTCCTGGAGAAAGCATCTGGTGATGAATTCATTTTCACTGTTGTCTATGGATTTAATGATAATGGTGACAGAACTGAACTTTCGAATGACTTAAAACTTGTCAAGAATTCTTTTCCTGGTGCTTGGGGTATTTGTGGTGACTTCAACAATGTTCTCAACTATAATGAAAGAATTGGAAGGGATGTGACTTGGAGTGAAATTGCTGATTTTAGAGAGTGCATTCAGTATTGTGGTGTCACTGATATTAAGGGGCAGAGTGCTTTCTCACGTGGAACAATAAGCATGATGCTGGTAGTAGATCATACTCTAGAATTGATAGATTCCTT GAGAGCTATCAGGAATCAACCAAAGGGGCATTTCAAATATTATAACATGTGGGGTCTTGACCCTGAGTTTAAGGAGATTGTTCAAACCTCTTGGAATGTGCCTGCCTATGGTACACCCATGTTCAAGTTAGTCTCTAAGCTGAAGAGATTGAAACACCCCCTTAAGGATTTGAATAGGAATAAGTTTTCTGACATTGAGAAGGCTGTTGGGGTGGCTAAGTCTTTATTAAAGGATATTCAAATTCAACTGACTGACAAGCCCACTAATCTTAATCTTATTACTGCTGAATGTGAAGCCTCTGATGCTCTCAGGCACCTGTCAAAGATCCAACATAGTTTCTTGAGTCAGAGAGCTAAGACTGATTGGATAAAATATGGAGATGAAAATACCATATTTTTTCATAATCATATTAGAGCTCGTCAGATCCATAACAGA CTGCTGGGCACTTCTCACTCAACCTCTCCTGTTCACATTCCCACTGTGAGTACTGGCAAGTTGATTACTGATCACCACAAGACTCTTTTGTTGTCCTCTGTTTCTGCTGCTGAGATTAAAGGAGCTTTCTTTTCTATTCCCTCCTCCAAGTCCCCTGGTCCTGATGGCTATTCCAGCCAGTTTTTTAAGGACTCCTGGGATATTGTGGGAGAAAACATTATTTCTGCTGCCCATGATTTCTTTCATTCTGGGAGGCTTCTTAAACAGGTAAATAATACTACCATTACCCTTATTCCTAAGGTTGACAATCCTACTAGTGTCCTTGAGTTTAGACCTATTGCTTGCTGCAATATGGTCTATAAGTGCATTGCTAAAATTTTGTGTAATAGGCTTAGTAAGGTTTTACCTGATATTATCAATGAGATTGAAGGAGGTTTTGTGAATGGGAGGAATATTGTTGAGAATGTACTCATCTGCCAAGATATTGTTAGACTTTACAATAGAAAAGCTGCTTCTCCTAGGTGCTTAATTAAAATAGACTTGAGGAAAGCTTATGACTCAGTTGAATGGACCTTCTTAGATCAAATCCTTGATGCCATGGGTTTTCCTAAAAAGTTTATTGGACTTATTATGAAGTGTGTGCAAACTCCTTCTTATACTTTGTCTGTGAATGGGAGTtcttttgatttctttgaaggaaaGAGGGGATTAAGGAAAGGTGACCCTTTGTCtcctcttttatttaccatttataTGGAATATCTCTCGAGGATTCTGGGTATTATTGCTCAGCAGGATGACTTTAGATATCACCCAATGTGTGGGCATATTAAGTTGAACCATCTCCTCTTTGCTGATGACCTCCTTATGTTCTGCAAAGGGACTGAAACTTCCATAATGTGGATCCTTAGAAGTTTTGCTACCTTTTCAGCAACCTCTGGTCTTCAACTCAATAAATCCAAATCTGAAATCTATTTTAATGGAGTTTCAACAAACAATGTGGCTAATATTTTACAAGTCTCTGGCTTCCAAAGAGGGACCCTCCCCTTCAAATATCTGGGGGTTCCAATATCTTCTCAGAAACTTACCAAGAATGAAGGAATGAAATTGCTTGATAAGATGGTGGCTAGAATTAGAGGTTGGGGTACTAGGCATCTCTCTTATGCAGGGAGATTGACTTTG TGCCATCTGTAG